From the Caldalkalibacillus thermarum genome, one window contains:
- a CDS encoding DUF2294 domain-containing protein has protein sequence MDNCKAGSENRLGSGATKGSVEDQISRALTRWEKEYLGRGSILVKTDILRNMIIVTLKGVLTPAEHKLAQTHEGLLSVKKIRSDLIESGRHELERIVKEITGEDVVSFHTDVSTRTGERIMVFVLGDNLEKKLLNGEKL, from the coding sequence ATGGACAATTGCAAAGCGGGGAGTGAAAACAGATTGGGTTCCGGTGCAACCAAGGGCAGCGTGGAAGATCAGATCAGCCGCGCCTTAACAAGATGGGAAAAGGAATACCTCGGCAGGGGCTCAATCCTGGTCAAGACAGATATTCTGCGCAATATGATTATTGTCACCCTCAAAGGGGTCCTGACACCAGCCGAACACAAGTTGGCTCAGACCCACGAAGGGCTCTTATCCGTCAAAAAAATCCGTTCAGATCTGATTGAATCTGGACGTCATGAACTGGAAAGGATTGTCAAGGAGATCACCGGAGAAGACGTGGTCAGCTTCCATACCGATGTCAGCACGCGCACGGGTGAGCGGATCATGGTCTTTGTGCTTGGTGATAACCTTGAAAAGAAACTGTTAAACGGTGAGAAGCTTTAA
- a CDS encoding sodium-dependent bicarbonate transport family permease, which produces MTDIVLSNLLSPAVLFFALGLVAALFKSDLRFPSGLSEALSIYLLLAIGLKGGLALSHYTLDQLSAVLLATLSLGIIIPIATYLICAAFKVDRHNAIGLAATYGSVSIVTYGAALNYLHHEHVYYEPYMNAMVVLLESPAILVSLFMLRWMEHKQNNTATYQTPMGTTASSMRPFWPDPAVIKESLLGKSVLLMMGGLAIGWLGGERFYPVIEPLFIHLYDSVLILFMLNMGLLAGERLPELRAFGYKLPLFGIIFPLLYGPVGVVLGKWAGLSTGGMMLMGVLAASASYIAAPAALRSSVPEANPSVYLGLALGITFPLNLIIGLPFYYYLAVMLS; this is translated from the coding sequence ATGACAGATATTGTCCTGTCCAATCTGTTATCGCCTGCTGTGCTGTTTTTTGCCTTGGGGCTTGTGGCAGCCTTGTTTAAGTCTGACTTGCGCTTTCCCTCTGGGCTTAGTGAAGCGTTAAGCATCTACTTGCTGCTCGCAATCGGCTTAAAAGGCGGACTGGCCTTGTCTCATTATACTTTGGACCAACTGTCTGCCGTTTTGCTGGCCACCCTGTCTTTAGGGATCATTATTCCCATCGCCACCTATTTGATCTGTGCGGCGTTCAAAGTGGACAGACATAATGCCATTGGCTTAGCTGCCACTTACGGTTCAGTCAGTATTGTCACCTACGGTGCTGCCCTTAATTACCTCCATCATGAACATGTTTATTATGAGCCCTATATGAATGCGATGGTGGTCTTGTTAGAAAGCCCGGCTATTCTTGTCTCTTTGTTCATGCTGCGCTGGATGGAGCACAAGCAAAACAACACGGCCACGTACCAGACACCCATGGGGACAACCGCCTCCTCGATGAGGCCATTCTGGCCAGATCCGGCTGTCATCAAAGAAAGCCTACTCGGCAAAAGTGTGTTGCTCATGATGGGCGGCCTCGCCATCGGCTGGCTGGGAGGAGAACGGTTTTATCCTGTTATAGAGCCCTTGTTTATTCACTTGTATGACAGTGTGCTGATCCTGTTTATGTTAAACATGGGGCTTTTGGCTGGTGAGCGTCTGCCTGAACTGCGCGCTTTTGGCTATAAGTTACCCCTGTTCGGTATCATCTTCCCCTTGTTGTATGGGCCTGTTGGGGTTGTGCTGGGCAAATGGGCAGGCTTGTCAACCGGTGGCATGATGCTCATGGGCGTCTTGGCCGCCAGCGCATCCTATATTGCTGCACCGGCGGCTTTGAGGAGTTCAGTGCCGGAGGCCAACCCTTCGGTGTACCTGGGTTTGGCTTTGGGCATCACCTTCCCGCTTAACCTGATCATTGGTTTACCCTTCTATTATTACCTGGCCGTCATGCTATCCTAG
- the purD gene encoding phosphoribosylamine--glycine ligase yields the protein MKVLVIGQGGREHALVWKLKQSSRVCEVYCAPGNGGTAQVAENIPYKETDVQELIHFVKEEGIDYTIVGPENPLLDGIVDAFHRQGLRIFGPTRAAALIEGSKSFAKDLMQKYGIPTGAYATFTDLDEALNYLDQQQAPIVVKADGLAAGKGVVVARTIKEAKQAVKEMMAGKRFGEAGTKVVIEEYLEGEELSLMAFVDGEVVVPMVAAQDHKPVFDGDKGPNTGGMGAYSPVPHIPDHQINQAVETILKPVAKALVEEGRPFQGVLYAGLMITAEGPKVIEFNVRLGDPETQVVLPRLKTDLMDIIEAIYHHRLDQLELAWDDSAAVTVVAASEGYPGSYPTGRVITGTEEWLDEQDVMIFHAGTREEGEHLATSGGRVLSVTALGQDIASARDKAYHVLTTLSFDGMHYRKDIGQKALDKSDHSE from the coding sequence ATGAAAGTCCTGGTGATCGGGCAGGGAGGACGCGAACATGCTTTGGTGTGGAAGCTGAAACAAAGTTCCCGGGTGTGTGAGGTGTACTGTGCACCTGGCAACGGGGGAACGGCCCAGGTGGCCGAAAATATCCCCTACAAGGAGACCGATGTCCAAGAGCTGATCCATTTCGTCAAAGAGGAAGGCATCGACTATACCATTGTCGGACCGGAAAATCCCTTGCTGGACGGAATTGTGGACGCTTTTCACCGGCAGGGATTACGCATCTTTGGGCCCACTCGGGCAGCTGCCCTGATTGAAGGCAGCAAATCCTTTGCTAAGGATCTGATGCAGAAGTACGGGATTCCAACCGGTGCCTATGCGACGTTTACGGACCTGGATGAGGCGCTCAACTATTTGGATCAGCAACAAGCTCCTATTGTTGTCAAAGCAGACGGACTGGCGGCCGGAAAGGGTGTCGTCGTCGCCCGGACCATTAAAGAAGCCAAACAAGCGGTAAAGGAGATGATGGCCGGCAAAAGGTTTGGCGAGGCCGGCACCAAAGTGGTGATAGAGGAGTACCTCGAGGGAGAAGAATTGTCCTTGATGGCTTTTGTAGATGGGGAAGTGGTGGTGCCCATGGTGGCTGCCCAGGACCACAAACCTGTTTTTGACGGGGACAAAGGCCCGAACACGGGAGGCATGGGCGCCTATTCTCCCGTGCCACACATTCCTGATCACCAGATTAATCAAGCGGTGGAAACGATTCTGAAGCCGGTCGCCAAAGCCTTGGTAGAGGAAGGCCGTCCCTTTCAGGGCGTGCTCTATGCCGGATTGATGATCACGGCTGAGGGTCCCAAAGTGATTGAGTTTAATGTCCGCTTGGGTGACCCGGAGACACAAGTGGTTCTGCCCCGCTTAAAGACGGATCTGATGGATATTATCGAGGCCATTTATCATCACCGCTTGGACCAGCTTGAGCTCGCCTGGGACGACAGCGCTGCTGTCACCGTTGTGGCCGCATCGGAAGGATACCCGGGTTCTTATCCTACTGGCCGGGTGATCACCGGCACGGAAGAATGGCTTGATGAGCAGGACGTCATGATTTTCCACGCCGGTACCAGAGAAGAAGGGGAGCATTTGGCCACCAGCGGCGGGCGGGTGTTAAGCGTCACCGCCTTGGGACAGGATATTGCCTCTGCCCGGGATAAAGCGTATCATGTCCTCACAACCCTTTCATTTGACGGGATGCATTACAGGAAAGATATTGGCCAGAAAGCATTGGACAAGTCAGATCATAGCGAATAA